In Virgibacillus sp. NKC19-16, a single genomic region encodes these proteins:
- the ddlA gene encoding D-alanine--D-alanine ligase — protein sequence MGKTKVGIIFGGKSAEHEVSLQSAKNIVEAIDKDKYEIVLIGIDKEGKWHLNDQSSYLLNAEDPKLIQLNKSNDTIALVPGESANQLIHAAEALRLDQLDVVFPIVHGTLGEDGSLQGMLRIANIPFVGASVLGSSISMDKDIAKRLLKEAGINVAKGFAYTRAKRNLINYEEAAAYLGTPMFIKPANQGSSVGVSKVFTKEEFEEGIASAFHYDHKVIVEESLVGREIECSVLGNTDPKASSLGEILPQTEFYSYESKYIDEKGADLAIPADVSNEVTKRMQEVAVRAFETLQCEGLARVDFFLTDDREIYVNEVNTLPGFTKISMYPKLWEISGIPYSELISELIELAIERQQNDSKLKSTVWAD from the coding sequence ATGGGTAAGACAAAAGTTGGGATTATATTCGGTGGAAAGTCAGCTGAGCATGAAGTTTCGCTGCAGTCTGCTAAAAATATTGTGGAAGCAATTGATAAGGATAAATATGAAATTGTATTAATTGGAATTGATAAAGAAGGAAAATGGCATTTGAATGACCAATCTTCCTATTTACTAAATGCTGAAGACCCGAAGCTTATTCAGTTAAATAAATCGAATGATACGATCGCGCTCGTCCCTGGGGAATCTGCTAATCAATTAATTCATGCCGCCGAGGCGCTGAGGCTGGATCAACTGGACGTCGTATTTCCGATTGTCCATGGAACATTGGGAGAAGACGGAAGTTTGCAGGGAATGCTCCGCATAGCGAATATTCCCTTTGTAGGCGCGAGTGTTCTAGGTTCATCCATCAGCATGGATAAAGATATTGCAAAACGGCTGTTAAAAGAAGCCGGCATAAATGTAGCAAAAGGGTTTGCGTATACAAGGGCAAAAAGGAATCTTATAAACTATGAGGAAGCAGCAGCTTACTTAGGTACACCGATGTTTATTAAACCTGCAAATCAAGGCTCATCAGTCGGAGTAAGCAAGGTATTTACAAAAGAAGAATTTGAGGAAGGTATCGCGTCCGCTTTTCATTATGACCATAAAGTTATAGTTGAGGAGAGTCTTGTGGGCCGTGAAATTGAATGCTCCGTATTAGGAAATACTGATCCAAAGGCATCGAGTCTAGGAGAAATACTTCCACAAACTGAATTCTACTCATATGAGTCTAAATATATTGATGAAAAGGGTGCTGACCTAGCGATCCCGGCAGATGTATCAAACGAAGTAACGAAGCGGATGCAAGAAGTTGCCGTTCGTGCATTCGAAACCCTCCAATGTGAGGGCTTGGCCCGGGTCGACTTTTTCTTGACAGATGATAGAGAGATCTACGTGAATGAAGTAAACACACTCCCAGGATTCACGAAAATCAGCATGTATCCAAAATTATGGGAAATAAGCGGTATTCCATACTCGGAATTAATTAGTGAATTAATCGAGCTGGCAATTGAACGTCAGCAAAATGACAGTAAGCTAAAGAGCACGGTCTGGGCTGATTAA
- a CDS encoding nitroreductase family protein has protein sequence MNQTKQRSELAQIIRERRAVKKNYNDKEVTEEAVRELLDDAIWAPTHGMRQPWRFIFVGPGQSANFAKKVAATYPEERQQDREDYLNEPNAILVVVMEEPEKQKTWDENFGATAAMIQNFWLLAWEKQLGVVWKTNPHIYDPNVKEILNVAHNEKIVGFVHLGYFDKKPLKKSRAEVADKFTRYEG, from the coding sequence ATGAATCAAACAAAACAGCGATCGGAGTTAGCTCAAATTATCCGCGAACGACGTGCGGTGAAAAAGAATTATAATGATAAAGAAGTTACCGAAGAGGCAGTTCGGGAGCTATTGGATGATGCAATTTGGGCGCCAACACATGGAATGCGCCAACCCTGGCGATTTATTTTTGTCGGACCGGGTCAATCCGCAAACTTTGCGAAAAAAGTTGCTGCAACATACCCTGAAGAAAGACAGCAAGACCGTGAAGACTACCTGAATGAACCAAATGCCATTCTAGTGGTCGTCATGGAAGAGCCTGAAAAACAAAAAACATGGGATGAAAACTTTGGAGCAACGGCGGCCATGATCCAGAACTTTTGGCTGCTAGCATGGGAAAAACAGCTCGGAGTCGTTTGGAAAACAAACCCGCATATTTATGATCCAAATGTAAAGGAAATATTAAACGTCGCTCATAACGAAAAAATCGTTGGTTTCGTCCATCTCGGCTATTTTGACAAAAAGCCATTAAAAAAATCCAGAGCAGAAGTTGCAGATAAATTTACCCGTTATGAAGGGTAA
- a CDS encoding PTS transporter subunit IIC gives MRNVLQRKGVTLSIREYLITALSYMALGLFSSLIIGLIIKTIGEQVAFLAFFVEMGEFAMDTTVMGGAIGVAIAYGLKAPPLVLFSALFAGAFGAELGGPAGSYVTALFATEIGKLVYKETRVDIIVTPFVTIFVGFAVGKFIGPPINSFMVGFGEVINWSTAQQPFIMGILVAVLMGLALTAPISALAISMMLSLDGLAAGAATIGCAAQMMGFAVSSYRDNRFGGFLAQGIGTSMLQVANILKKPIIILPPTIAGAVLAPFATVWLGLTNNASGAGMGTSGLVGQIMTFESMGFSMNIFWSVLILHVIAPAIISLAISEWFRKKGWIKEGDMKIKYE, from the coding sequence ATGAGAAACGTTTTACAAAGAAAAGGTGTAACACTTTCGATCAGAGAGTATCTGATCACAGCTTTAAGCTATATGGCATTGGGGCTATTTTCATCTCTAATCATTGGACTTATTATTAAAACGATCGGGGAGCAGGTGGCGTTTTTAGCGTTTTTTGTTGAAATGGGCGAGTTTGCTATGGATACAACTGTTATGGGGGGTGCTATTGGGGTAGCAATAGCTTATGGGTTAAAAGCGCCACCCTTGGTATTATTTTCGGCGTTATTTGCAGGGGCATTTGGGGCTGAATTAGGTGGGCCTGCTGGGAGTTATGTCACCGCATTATTTGCGACGGAAATTGGAAAATTAGTGTATAAGGAAACACGTGTAGACATTATCGTTACCCCATTTGTGACGATATTCGTAGGTTTTGCAGTAGGGAAGTTTATTGGACCGCCGATTAACTCATTTATGGTCGGCTTTGGTGAGGTGATTAACTGGTCAACAGCACAACAACCATTCATCATGGGCATTTTAGTAGCCGTGCTTATGGGCCTGGCATTAACAGCACCGATATCCGCGTTGGCTATTTCTATGATGTTATCACTAGACGGACTTGCAGCCGGTGCAGCGACTATTGGATGCGCTGCCCAAATGATGGGATTTGCTGTATCGAGTTACCGGGATAACAGATTTGGAGGATTTTTAGCACAAGGAATAGGAACATCGATGCTGCAGGTCGCAAATATCCTAAAAAAACCTATCATCATACTTCCACCAACTATTGCTGGGGCTGTTTTGGCACCATTTGCTACGGTCTGGTTAGGGTTAACAAATAACGCATCAGGTGCAGGTATGGGGACGAGTGGTTTAGTAGGACAGATTATGACATTTGAATCCATGGGCTTTTCGATGAACATATTCTGGAGTGTTCTTATTTTACATGTTATTGCTCCGGCCATTATCAGCTTGGCAATTTCCGAATGGTTTAGGAAGAAAGGTTGGATCAAGGAAGGAGACATGAAGATAAAGTATGAATAA
- a CDS encoding metallophosphoesterase: protein MRTFFISDIHGNFCVFKKLIDYVKFDPSKDHLVIGGDMINRGPRSAHVLQWAKEHTTKYPETIHILAGNHEEMMIWFMHELSPIWMEFGGDDTIRSFKKAYGDENGWDVAEQYASWVETLPLTFEDEHAIYTHAGIDISAEKENQPRDILWINKKDLKEINQQVLTSWSNGKRIYRGHNPYSAVHMDGQFVHCDLGSGIFDEDRAALALVEVNQNRYFRCTMEGEVSVHEIEGT, encoded by the coding sequence ATGCGGACTTTTTTTATAAGTGATATTCATGGCAATTTCTGTGTTTTCAAGAAATTAATTGATTATGTAAAATTTGATCCATCAAAAGATCATCTTGTAATTGGAGGAGACATGATTAATAGAGGGCCAAGAAGCGCGCATGTATTGCAGTGGGCGAAGGAACATACTACGAAATATCCTGAAACCATACATATTCTTGCAGGAAATCATGAGGAAATGATGATTTGGTTTATGCACGAGTTATCTCCAATTTGGATGGAGTTTGGTGGAGATGATACGATTCGAAGTTTTAAAAAGGCCTATGGCGATGAGAATGGCTGGGATGTAGCTGAGCAGTATGCATCTTGGGTAGAAACATTGCCACTCACGTTTGAAGATGAGCATGCTATCTACACACATGCAGGTATTGATATCTCTGCTGAAAAAGAGAATCAGCCACGTGACATTTTATGGATTAATAAAAAAGACCTGAAAGAGATCAATCAACAAGTGTTGACGTCATGGAGTAATGGGAAACGTATTTATCGTGGCCATAATCCTTATTCCGCGGTTCATATGGATGGGCAATTTGTACATTGTGATTTGGGAAGTGGAATTTTTGATGAAGATCGCGCTGCACTGGCATTGGTGGAAGTAAACCAGAATCGCTATTTTCGCTGTACGATGGAGGGGGAAGTTTCCGTGCATGAAATTGAAGGAACCTGA
- a CDS encoding DUF2269 family protein produces the protein MAFYEVLLFVHIFSAILGMGPGFVMIYVVTRATNMTELKHAYNIRNRLHIFTMVGGTLLLITGLWMGFINTYLFTTGWYVISLTLYLIALGFGPLVLSPRSKPIKALLKEHKGEEIPAEYYTLSKKLFFYERIENGLFLIIIVLMILKPF, from the coding sequence ATGGCATTTTATGAAGTCCTTTTATTTGTTCATATTTTTTCAGCAATTTTAGGTATGGGTCCTGGATTTGTTATGATTTATGTCGTAACAAGGGCGACAAACATGACCGAATTAAAACATGCCTACAACATTCGAAATCGATTGCATATTTTTACAATGGTTGGCGGTACACTGTTGCTTATCACTGGTTTATGGATGGGTTTTATAAATACATATCTATTTACAACAGGATGGTATGTGATAAGCCTGACACTGTATTTGATCGCATTAGGATTCGGACCACTGGTTTTATCTCCCAGGTCCAAACCAATTAAGGCATTGTTGAAAGAGCATAAAGGGGAAGAGATTCCAGCAGAATATTACACGTTATCAAAGAAATTATTCTTTTATGAACGGATTGAGAATGGCCTTTTTTTAATTATAATTGTTTTGATGATATTGAAGCCTTTTTAG
- a CDS encoding HD domain-containing protein, whose translation MRNVTLEQVFTHPITQKHLKRSGVAHAIAVAEYAYIFAKRFDVNTDDAVKAALLHDVGHYTWYRDGQWDYDLYKENDIHAIKGASRAHKLLIRIGEDRQKAKEIAVAILLHTDSYLPEGELKLKPLQQIVALADEADEENGGNHHYKVIDDHVALERIRTLDTLIEQEENSSNGTKIV comes from the coding sequence ATGAGAAATGTAACACTGGAACAAGTTTTTACACATCCGATTACGCAGAAACACCTAAAGCGGTCTGGTGTGGCACATGCTATTGCAGTGGCTGAATATGCGTATATATTTGCTAAACGATTTGATGTAAACACTGATGATGCGGTAAAAGCTGCCCTATTACATGATGTTGGCCATTACACGTGGTATCGTGATGGACAGTGGGATTATGATCTGTATAAGGAAAATGATATTCATGCGATCAAGGGTGCAAGTCGTGCTCATAAGCTCTTGATTCGAATTGGGGAAGACCGCCAGAAGGCAAAGGAAATTGCGGTTGCGATTTTACTGCATACCGATTCGTATTTACCGGAAGGCGAGTTGAAATTAAAGCCATTGCAACAAATTGTCGCACTTGCTGATGAAGCGGATGAAGAAAATGGTGGGAATCATCATTACAAAGTAATCGATGATCACGTGGCTTTAGAACGCATTCGTACGCTGGATACACTAATTGAACAGGAAGAAAACTCCTCAAATGGCACAAAAATTGTATAA
- a CDS encoding SRPBCC family protein, whose amino-acid sequence MKTWSHDTEINAPIEQIWKLFTGSVEDMKKIMPGLIENKPITETKKGVGSVHRQKYQGDKNVQEYEVETLQYVDNPEHKQLKETFSEPNTFEITTEYELKKIDENKTYFRYTSTNKPLKWMLKLLMKFISNKVVVRFVDRVKRVAESQE is encoded by the coding sequence ATGAAAACATGGTCCCATGACACAGAAATAAATGCTCCTATAGAACAAATTTGGAAATTATTTACCGGATCGGTAGAAGATATGAAAAAGATTATGCCTGGTTTAATAGAAAACAAGCCAATCACCGAAACAAAAAAGGGGGTAGGCAGTGTTCATAGGCAAAAATACCAAGGGGACAAAAATGTACAGGAGTATGAGGTAGAAACCCTGCAATATGTGGACAACCCTGAACATAAACAGCTAAAAGAAACATTTTCCGAACCGAATACATTTGAAATCACAACAGAATATGAGCTAAAGAAAATCGATGAAAATAAAACCTATTTTCGCTATACATCAACCAATAAGCCACTAAAATGGATGTTGAAACTGTTGATGAAATTTATAAGCAATAAAGTAGTCGTTCGATTTGTGGATCGTGTAAAACGTGTTGCAGAATCGCAGGAGTGA
- a CDS encoding D-alanyl-D-alanine carboxypeptidase family protein — MFKKGITLTIIMLSLLFFITACNTENTGNSDSDNEAAEETSGSETEEESNELPKAELSKMDQGEAVQTLQEFLNEIGYSLTTDGKFDDATTWAVTDFQLQQENLQVIGVYNEETKEAIKKVLSAGDEVEVGAGLTQEVEASTSDEETNVLANPYDQLALVNKQNALPSDYDPDDLVVPDVRFPFTEDLPKKQMRKVAADALEELFQAADEAGLDLVAQSGYRSYGRQDAIFASNASQHGEEAANQFSAQPGESEHQTGLTMDVTTPSINNELTTEFGDTDEGKWIEEHAANYGFIIRYPEGKEEITEYQYEPWHLRYVGEKSAQEIMSEEITLEEYLGAE; from the coding sequence ATGTTTAAGAAAGGCATAACCCTTACCATAATCATGCTAAGCCTATTATTTTTCATTACAGCTTGTAATACCGAAAACACAGGTAATAGCGACTCTGATAATGAAGCAGCGGAAGAGACGTCTGGCTCAGAAACCGAAGAAGAGTCAAACGAACTACCGAAAGCCGAGCTAAGCAAAATGGATCAAGGAGAAGCGGTTCAAACATTACAGGAATTTTTAAATGAGATTGGCTATTCCTTAACAACGGACGGTAAATTTGATGACGCTACAACTTGGGCAGTGACCGATTTCCAATTACAGCAGGAAAATTTACAGGTCATTGGTGTGTATAATGAAGAGACGAAAGAGGCCATAAAAAAAGTACTTTCAGCTGGCGATGAAGTAGAAGTAGGTGCAGGTCTCACGCAGGAAGTTGAAGCTAGCACATCCGATGAAGAGACAAACGTACTCGCCAATCCGTATGATCAATTGGCATTAGTCAACAAGCAGAACGCCCTACCATCGGATTATGACCCTGATGACCTGGTAGTTCCGGACGTCCGTTTCCCATTTACGGAGGATTTACCAAAAAAACAAATGCGTAAAGTAGCCGCTGACGCTTTGGAAGAGTTATTCCAAGCTGCGGATGAAGCAGGACTTGATTTAGTTGCACAATCCGGTTACCGTTCTTACGGGCGGCAGGATGCCATTTTCGCATCGAATGCAAGTCAGCATGGTGAAGAAGCTGCGAATCAATTCAGTGCTCAACCCGGGGAAAGTGAGCATCAGACAGGTTTAACCATGGATGTTACGACACCTAGTATAAACAATGAGCTAACCACCGAATTTGGTGACACCGATGAAGGGAAATGGATCGAGGAACATGCAGCTAACTATGGATTTATCATCCGATATCCTGAAGGAAAAGAAGAAATTACCGAGTACCAGTACGAACCATGGCACCTGAGATATGTTGGGGAAAAGTCAGCTCAGGAAATCATGTCTGAAGAAATCACATTAGAAGAGTACTTGGGCGCAGAATAA
- the pepT gene encoding peptidase T — MKEDIIKRFTTYVKIDTQSNEASPDTPSTTGQFDLANKLVDELKEIGMEEVAIDAHGYVMATLPSNTEKEVPTIGFMAHIDTSSDFTGTNVNPQIVENFDGNDLTLNEDLGVVLSTAEFPELPSYKGHTLITTDGTTLLGADNKAGIAEIMTAMDYLIKHPEIKHGSVRVAFTPDEEIGRGPHKFDVDRFDATYAYTVDGGPLGELQYESFNAAAAKVTFKGNSVHPGTAKDKMVNAGKMAAEFIGKFPSKEAPEHTEKYEGFYHLISVNGDVENTQATYIIRDFEKENFAVRKATVEQFVSEMKDKYGQASVELEMKDQYYNMREKIEPVKEIVDIAYKAMENLDIQPLVKPVRGGTDGSQLSYKGLPTPNIFTGGENFHGKYEYISIDNMKKATNVIVEICKLFESK, encoded by the coding sequence ATGAAAGAAGACATAATCAAGCGATTTACTACGTATGTAAAAATAGACACCCAATCAAATGAAGCGAGTCCAGATACCCCTTCTACCACAGGGCAGTTTGACCTGGCAAATAAATTAGTCGATGAATTAAAGGAAATCGGCATGGAGGAAGTAGCCATTGATGCGCATGGTTACGTTATGGCAACACTTCCTTCCAATACGGAAAAAGAAGTACCAACCATTGGCTTTATGGCACATATTGACACGTCTTCAGACTTCACCGGTACAAATGTGAATCCGCAAATCGTTGAAAATTTTGATGGAAATGACCTTACACTTAATGAGGATTTAGGAGTTGTTTTGTCAACAGCAGAATTCCCGGAGCTCCCCAGCTATAAGGGGCATACGCTGATCACGACAGACGGCACAACACTTCTTGGGGCAGATAACAAAGCGGGTATTGCTGAAATTATGACAGCTATGGATTATCTCATAAAACATCCGGAAATCAAGCATGGCAGTGTCCGTGTAGCTTTTACCCCAGACGAAGAAATCGGACGCGGACCGCATAAATTTGATGTAGATCGATTTGATGCTACATATGCATATACCGTTGACGGTGGGCCACTAGGCGAATTGCAATATGAAAGTTTTAATGCAGCAGCAGCTAAGGTAACGTTCAAAGGAAACAGTGTCCATCCAGGTACAGCTAAGGATAAAATGGTCAATGCCGGGAAAATGGCCGCTGAATTCATCGGGAAATTCCCCTCGAAGGAAGCACCGGAACATACGGAGAAATACGAAGGGTTTTACCATCTGATCTCCGTAAATGGGGATGTGGAAAATACACAAGCTACATATATTATCCGTGATTTTGAAAAAGAAAATTTTGCAGTACGAAAGGCTACAGTTGAACAATTCGTCAGTGAAATGAAAGATAAGTACGGCCAAGCAAGTGTCGAATTAGAAATGAAAGATCAGTATTACAATATGCGTGAGAAAATCGAACCTGTCAAAGAAATCGTCGACATTGCCTACAAAGCGATGGAAAACTTGGATATCCAACCACTGGTAAAACCTGTCCGCGGTGGAACAGACGGTTCACAGCTTTCCTATAAAGGATTACCGACACCAAATATCTTTACAGGTGGGGAAAACTTCCACGGCAAATATGAATATATTTCTATTGATAATATGAAAAAAGCGACAAATGTGATTGTGGAGATTTGTAAGCTATTTGAATCTAAGTAA
- a CDS encoding sulfurtransferase: protein MKLYKKTVLKYKDQDDGNFLNKYDGGVTLTYLISVNRLKNRLENNQDNTVIVDVRFQLNDPDAGRKMYLESHLPGAVYMDLNKDLAGRAEKHGGKHPLPDMDMFAAKIGKIGIDHQTSVVIYDQENDMFAARLWWLLNYLGHEKVYVLDGGYARWVAEGNTVTDDIPTLEEKGFQPVARENQVADIEEVKEKLEDRSAVLIDSRAKDRYLGETEPLYVKAGHIPGAKNFFWKDVLTGKGFWKKKEELRDHFASLSKDEEIIVSCGSGISACPNVLALKAAGYTNVKLYPGSFSDWISYEDNEIATGEE, encoded by the coding sequence ATGAAATTATACAAAAAGACGGTTTTGAAATATAAGGATCAAGATGATGGGAATTTTCTAAATAAATATGATGGAGGGGTAACATTGACTTATTTAATTAGCGTAAATCGCCTGAAGAACCGACTGGAAAATAATCAAGACAATACAGTGATTGTGGATGTACGTTTTCAGCTGAATGATCCGGATGCCGGGCGGAAAATGTATTTGGAAAGTCATCTTCCAGGCGCGGTTTATATGGATTTGAACAAGGATTTAGCCGGGAGAGCTGAAAAGCACGGAGGAAAGCATCCATTACCTGACATGGATATGTTTGCAGCCAAAATAGGAAAAATCGGTATTGACCATCAAACGTCTGTTGTTATTTATGATCAAGAAAACGATATGTTTGCCGCGAGATTGTGGTGGCTGCTTAACTATTTGGGGCATGAAAAAGTGTATGTGTTAGATGGTGGTTACGCGCGCTGGGTAGCGGAAGGTAATACGGTTACGGATGACATTCCAACACTGGAGGAAAAAGGTTTTCAGCCAGTAGCAAGAGAAAATCAAGTTGCTGATATAGAGGAAGTAAAAGAAAAACTGGAAGATCGCTCAGCTGTTTTAATCGATTCACGCGCGAAGGATAGATACTTAGGTGAAACGGAGCCATTATATGTAAAAGCAGGGCACATTCCAGGAGCAAAAAACTTCTTCTGGAAGGACGTTTTAACAGGAAAAGGTTTTTGGAAAAAGAAGGAGGAACTTAGAGATCATTTCGCGTCCCTATCTAAAGATGAAGAGATCATTGTTTCCTGTGGGTCAGGTATCTCGGCATGTCCCAATGTACTTGCATTAAAAGCAGCAGGATATACTAATGTTAAACTTTATCCTGGCAGTTTCAGTGATTGGATTTCCTATGAAGATAATGAAATAGCGACGGGGGAAGAGTAA
- a CDS encoding DNA-3-methyladenine glycosylase I, with amino-acid sequence MDKQRCAWVTADQVYIDYHDYEWGRPTHDDQKLFEMLSLEGAQAGLSWITILKRRGNYRKAFDGFDPKVVSEYGEDKIAELLQDEGIIRNKLKVRSVVTNAQAFLKVQEEFGSFEAYIWQFVEGEPIINDFQSDAQVPATTKESEQMSKDLKNRGFKFVGPTICYAFMQATGMVNDHTKGCFLYASK; translated from the coding sequence ATGGATAAGCAACGTTGTGCGTGGGTTACAGCTGACCAGGTTTATATTGATTATCATGATTATGAGTGGGGGAGGCCAACCCATGATGATCAAAAATTGTTTGAAATGTTGTCATTGGAAGGTGCTCAAGCTGGTTTGAGTTGGATTACCATTTTGAAACGCCGGGGAAATTATCGCAAAGCATTTGATGGGTTTGACCCTAAAGTTGTCAGTGAATACGGGGAGGATAAAATTGCGGAGCTTCTGCAGGATGAAGGTATTATAAGGAATAAGCTCAAAGTTCGCTCGGTTGTTACAAATGCTCAAGCCTTTTTAAAGGTACAAGAGGAATTTGGAAGTTTTGAAGCGTATATTTGGCAATTTGTGGAGGGGGAGCCGATTATCAATGACTTTCAATCAGATGCACAAGTTCCAGCAACGACCAAAGAATCAGAGCAAATGAGCAAGGATCTGAAGAATCGCGGCTTTAAATTTGTAGGACCTACGATTTGCTATGCATTTATGCAAGCAACCGGTATGGTGAATGATCATACGAAGGGGTGTTTTCTGTATGCTAGTAAATAG
- a CDS encoding HAMP domain-containing protein — translation MILLSRRITSNLKTVVNITSEIADGNLKVKSMEYYEKYEIGQLAAAVNQMKGN, via the coding sequence ATGATTTTACTTAGCCGACGAATAACTTCGAATTTGAAAACGGTGGTTAACATAACCTCAGAAATCGCTGATGGAAATCTAAAAGTTAAATCAATGGAATATTATGAAAAATATGAAATTGGGCAATTGGCTGCGGCTGTTAACCAAATGAAAGGTAATTAA
- a CDS encoding CHASE3 domain-containing protein produces MKNKINVKTRWNNIRIGNKYLTVFFLTAILFTVASIIVFLQLNAGQQDVKAINDHSARVNNMAQMATIIQAKDVQSADYLITGNDDYIDSFAAYQENFSELAEALAPTMNTTEQIEMFEQIQSNDEIINDAFLTRMVDAVNSGDDSTAISLRDYSSRLRGETIDLVNGLIENVQSEQEDSVQAATQSMNSSLITFHLVNSRSQLPNFIFFIIFH; encoded by the coding sequence ATGAAGAATAAGATAAATGTAAAAACAAGATGGAATAATATCAGAATAGGTAATAAATATTTAACCGTATTTTTTCTAACCGCAATTCTATTTACTGTCGCAAGCATCATTGTTTTCCTTCAATTAAATGCAGGGCAGCAGGATGTTAAGGCGATTAATGATCATAGCGCGCGGGTAAATAATATGGCGCAGATGGCTACGATCATTCAAGCAAAAGATGTGCAGAGTGCTGATTATCTAATTACGGGAAACGATGACTATATTGATTCGTTTGCGGCATATCAGGAGAATTTCTCCGAGTTGGCAGAAGCGCTTGCTCCTACCATGAATACTACAGAACAAATAGAAATGTTTGAGCAGATTCAATCAAATGATGAAATTATTAATGACGCATTTTTAACTAGAATGGTAGACGCTGTAAATAGCGGGGACGATTCTACTGCCATTTCCTTACGTGATTACTCTTCCAGGCTTAGAGGTGAAACAATCGATTTGGTAAATGGCTTAATTGAAAATGTGCAATCTGAACAAGAAGATTCAGTTCAGGCAGCGACACAATCAATGAATTCCAGCTTAATTACCTTTCATTTGGTTAACAGCCGCAGCCAATTGCCCAATTTCATATTTTTCATAATATTCCATTGA
- a CDS encoding diaminopimelate dehydrogenase gives MENKIRVGIVGYGNLGKGTEASIAQQPDMELVAVFTRRNPDSVNILNSDVNVLHIDEAKNYTDKIDVMLLCGGSATDLPEQVPAFAEMFNTVDSYDTHAKIPEFFASVDKVAQASGKTSIISVGWDPGMFSINRVMSEALLPEGETYTFWGKGLSQGHSDAVRRVEGVKKGVQYTIPSDKVIEQVRNGENPAVSKVDRHVRTCYIVPEEDADTAQIEQEIKTMPNYFADYETTVHFITEEELARNHSSMPHGGFVIRSGKTGEGSNQIAEYNLKLDSNPEFTASVLTAYARAAYRLNKEGQKGAKTVYDVAPGYISPKSAEELRRDYL, from the coding sequence ATGGAAAATAAAATTAGAGTAGGAATCGTGGGATACGGTAATCTAGGAAAAGGGACAGAGGCTTCTATCGCGCAACAACCAGACATGGAGCTTGTTGCTGTTTTTACAAGAAGAAATCCGGACAGTGTGAACATTCTTAATTCGGATGTAAATGTGTTACATATCGATGAGGCAAAAAACTACACCGACAAAATCGATGTGATGCTCCTATGCGGCGGTTCCGCAACAGACCTGCCTGAACAGGTACCCGCCTTTGCAGAAATGTTTAATACAGTAGATAGTTATGATACACACGCGAAAATTCCTGAGTTCTTTGCATCTGTTGACAAAGTAGCACAGGCTAGCGGGAAAACAAGCATTATCTCCGTTGGTTGGGACCCAGGTATGTTCTCCATTAACCGCGTCATGTCAGAAGCACTTCTTCCTGAAGGAGAGACCTATACATTTTGGGGCAAAGGCCTGAGCCAAGGGCACTCTGACGCTGTTCGCAGAGTAGAAGGTGTTAAAAAGGGCGTTCAGTATACAATCCCATCTGATAAAGTGATCGAACAAGTTAGAAATGGGGAAAATCCAGCTGTGTCCAAGGTGGATCGCCATGTGCGCACATGCTATATTGTACCCGAAGAGGATGCAGATACAGCGCAAATCGAACAGGAAATTAAAACAATGCCTAATTATTTTGCTGATTATGAAACGACAGTTCACTTTATTACAGAAGAGGAACTAGCGCGTAATCACTCTTCCATGCCACATGGAGGATTTGTCATTCGCAGTGGTAAAACCGGTGAAGGAAGTAATCAAATCGCCGAATATAATTTAAAATTAGACAGCAACCCTGAATTCACCGCAAGTGTTCTCACCGCCTATGCACGTGCAGCATACCGGTTAAATAAAGAAGGTCAAAAAGGTGCGAAAACAGTTTATGATGTAGCACCTGGATACATCTCTCCAAAATCAGCGGAAGAATTGCGCAGAGATTATTTATAA